A single Oryza brachyantha chromosome 8, ObraRS2, whole genome shotgun sequence DNA region contains:
- the LOC102699705 gene encoding AP-4 complex subunit sigma: MGIRFVLFVNKQGQTRLAQYYEHLSIDERRALEGEIVRKCLARTDQQCSFVEHRNYKVVYRRYASLFFLVGVDNDENELAILEFIHLFVETMDRHFGNVCELDIMFHLEKVHFMLEEMVMNGCIVETSKQNILAPIQLMEKTS; this comes from the exons ATGGGGATCCGGTTCGTGCTGTTCGTGAACAAGCAGGGCCAGACGCGGCTGGCGCAGTACTACGAGCACCTCTCCATCGACGAGCGCCGCGCCCTCGAGGGCGAGATCGTCCGCAAGTGCCTCGCCCGCACCGACCAGCAG TGTTCGTTCGTGGAGCACCGCAACTACAAGGTGGTGTACCGGCGGTACGcctccctcttcttcctcgtcggcgtcgacaACGACGAG AATGAGCTAGCTATTCTTGAATTCATTCATCTCTTTGTTGAAACTATGGACCGCCATTTCGGCAATGTG TGTGAACTGGACATCATGTTCCATCTAGAGAAGGTGCACTTTATGCTGGAGGAGATGGTGATGAATGGCTGCATAGTAGAGACAAGTAAACAGAACATCTTAGCACCAATCCAGCTTATGGAGAAAACTTCTTAG